A genome region from Setaria italica strain Yugu1 chromosome III, Setaria_italica_v2.0, whole genome shotgun sequence includes the following:
- the LOC101770803 gene encoding protein HEAT INTOLERANT 4 yields MARPRGKKRTAAQAAATDSSKPGAAAAGDSTKPEAAAKEPAARGRGRRPKAPPKPKAETEYFPEKRNLEDLWLSAFPIGTEWENIDKIKEFNWNFENLEKTLEEGGELYGKTVYLFGSTEPQLLDVNGESKIVLIPVVVAVDCPFPPSDKIGINSVQRENEEIVPMKAMKMAWVPYVPLEDRLSRIDSLKTKIFTLGCTQRRSALKHLKTERVKKFDYCMPYYMPLNPPEDEDDTVVNIIYPLEPPIVCDFDWEMDDYEDFIEEKVKDEVLPEDEKEKFKEFLKEKVRERKRELKQAKEARKKAIDDMDPKTREAFENIKFYKFYPVKTPDTPDVSNVKAKYINRYYRNAHYLM; encoded by the exons ATGGCGCGGCCGAGGGGTAAGAAGCGCACggcggcccaggcggcggcCACTGACTCGAGCaagccgggcgccgccgccgccggtgattCGACCAAGCCGGAGGCCGCGGCGAAGGAGCCGGCCGCTCGGGGGCGGGGGAGGCGCCCCAAGGCGCCGCCCAAGCCCAAGGCCGAGACGGAGTACTTCCCGGAGAAGAGGAATTTG GAGGATTTATGGTTATCCGCTTTTCCTATCGGGACTGAG TGGGAAAATATTGATAAGATAAAGGAGTTCAACTGGAACTTCGAAAATTTAGAG AAAACACTAGAAGAAGGGGGAGAACTTTATGGAAAGACAGTTTACTTGTTTGGAAGCACTGAGC CACAACTCCTAGATGTTAATGGTGAATCGAAGATAGTACTTATTCCTGTAGTAGTTGCT GTAGACTGTCCGTTCCCTCCATCAGATAAAATTGGCATAAATTCTGTTCAAAGGGAAAATGAAGAAATAGTGCCAATGAAGGCGATGAAGATGGCATGGGTGCCTTATGTTCCTCTTGAGGACCG GCTTAGCAGGATCGACAGTTtgaaaacaaaaatatttactctCGGCTGCACCCAGCGGAG GTCTGCGCTGAAGCATCTCAAAACTGAGAGAGTCAAAAAGTTCGATTACTGCATGCCAT ATTATATGCCACTGAATCCtcctgaagatgaagatgacacGGTTGTCAATATCATATATCCTCTAGAACCCCCG ATAGTTTGCGATTTTGATTGGGAAATGGATGATTACGAG GATTTTATTGAAGAGAAAGTCAAAGATGAGGTGTTGCCGGAGGATGAGAAAGAAAAATTTAAG GAATTTCTAAAGGAGAAGGttagagaaagaaagagagaactGAAACAG GCCAAAGAAGCCAGGAAGAAAGCTATTGATGACATGGATCCTAAGACAAGAGAGGCATTTGAGAACATCAAATTTTACAAATTTTATCCTGTGAAAACCCCGGACACCCCCGATGTTTCCAATGTTAAG GCAAAGTacatcaacagatattaccggAACGCACATTATCTGATGTAG
- the LOC101771834 gene encoding molybdopterin biosynthesis protein CNX1, giving the protein MLQVEEALAAVLSAAASARAAPRGVPLHDALGLVLAEEVRAPDPLPPFRASIKDGYAVVSSDGPGEYPVITESRAGNDALGVVVAPGTVAYVTTGGPIPDGADAVVQVEDTEQIPAGADGSKRVKILVRAAEGQDIRNVGCDIEKDSIVLKSGELIGPAEIGLLATVGVTTVKVYLRPTIAVFSTGDELVQPATATLSRGQIRDSNRAMLLAAAVQQKCKVVDLGIAEDTEESLKEHLDAALRSDADIILTSGGVSMGDRDLVKPCLAKMGKIHFEKIRMKPGKPLTFAEITTQDTSKPSKTVLAFGLPGNPVSCMVCFNLFVVPAIRLLSGWSNPHLQRVHVRLSHPLRADLHRTEFHRAVIRWMLNDGSGRPGYVAESTGHQASSRLLSMKSANALLEVPSTGQILAAGTSIQAILISDIISYPSNKPPAASDPPPSHFGPSSKSISTDVPQLSASQNTEVKVAILTVSDTVSSGAGPDRSGPRAVSVVNSSSEKLGGATVVATAVVPDEVDKIKGILVQWSDIDCVNLILTLGGTGFTPRDVTPEATKSIIEKEAPGLIFVMLQESLKITPFAMLSRAMAGIRGSTLIINMPGNPNAVAECMEALLPALKHALKQIKGDKREKHPRHTPHAAAAPVDQWERSFRAASAGSGGGCSCEP; this is encoded by the exons ATGCTGCAGGTGGaagaggcgctggcggcggtgctgtccgccgcggcgtcggcccgcgcggcgccgcgcggcgtGCCGCTGCACGACGCGCTCGGCCTCGTGCTCGCCGAGGAGGTCCGGGCGCCCGACCCGCTCCCTCCCTTCCGCGCCTCCATCAAG GACGGGTACGCCGTCGTGTCCTCCGACGGGCCCGGGGAGTACCCGGTGATTACGGAGTCGAGGGCCGGCAACGACGCGCTCGGCGTGGTCGTCGCACCGGGCACGGTCGCCTACGTCACCACCGGAG GGCCGATTCCCGATGGCGCTGACGCTGTCGTTCAGGTGGAGGACACTGAGCAGATCCCCGCCGGAGCAGATGGGTCGAAGAGGGTTAAGATTTTGGTGCGGGCTGCCGAGGGGCAAGACATCCGCAATGTG GGATGTGACATAGAGAAGGATTCGATAGTGCTCAAGTCTGGTGAGCTCATTGGTCCTGCAGAAATTGGGCTACTTGCAACAGTGGGTGTAACTACTGTCAAG GTATACCTTCGACCAACCATTGCTGTATTTTCCACAGGGGATGAGCTAGTGCAGCCAGCCACTGCCACCCTCAGTCGTGGTCAG ATTCGTGATTCCAACCGCGCCATGCTTCTAGCTGCTGCCGTTCAGCAGAAATGCAAAGTGGTTGACCTGGGTATCGCAGAAGACACTGAAGAAAGTCTTAAAGAGCATTTGGATGCAGCTTTACGTTCTGATGCTGATATAATCCTTACTTCTGGTGGTGTTTCCATGGGTGACAGAGATCTTGTCAAACCTTGCCTGGCAAAGATGGGCAAAATTCACTTTGAGAAG ATCCGAATGAAACCAGGAAAGCCATTAACATTTGCTGAGATCACTACACAAGACACATCAAAGCCATCTAAAACAGTTCTGGCATTTGGTTTGCCTGGAAACCCAGTGAGCTGCATGGTTTGCTTCAACCTTTTTGTTGTTCCTGCAATTCGTCTCCTCTCTGGTTGGTCAAATCCTCATCTGCAAAG AGTGCACGTGCGCTTATCACATCCTTTAAGAGCAGACCTACATCGCACAGAGTTTCACCGAGCAGTAATCAGATGGATGCTTAATGATGGGTCTGGTAGACCTGG TTATGTTGCTGAGAGCACTGGCCATCAGGCTAGTAGCCGCCTCCTGAGTATGAAATCCGCAAATGCTCTGCTGGAAGTACCATCAACTGGGCAGATATTGGCAGCTGGAACATCTATCCAAGCTATACTTATTTCAGACATAATCAGCTATCCTTCAAATAAACCACCCGCTGCTTCAGATCCACCTCCATCTCATTTTGGTCCATCTTCAAAAAGTATTTCCACAGATGTACCTCAGCTTTCAGCTTCTCAGAATACTGAAGTTAAAGTAGCAATTCTGACTGTAAGCGATACTGTTTCATCCGGTGCTGGCCCTGATAGGAG TGGCCCGAGAGCTGTATCTGTAGTGAATTCTTCATCAGAGAAACTGGGTGGAGCAACCGTGGTTGCTACTGCTGTTGTTCCTGATGAAGTGGACAAGATCAAGGGCATTCTGGTACAATGGAGTGACATTGACTGTGTTAACCTCATTCTGACATTAG GTGGTACTGGCTTCACACCTAGAGATGTCACACCAGAGGCAACAAAATCTATAATAGAGAAAGAAGCACCAGGTCTCATATTTGTTATGCTTCAAGAGAGTTTGAAG ATTACACCATTTGCAATGCTATCCCGGGCCATGGCTGGAATTAGAGGATCGACTCTT ATCATCAACATGCCTGGCAACCCTAATGCTGTGGCGGAGTGCATGGAAGCGCTCCTTCCGGCGCTCAAGCACGCCCTTAAGCAGATAAAGGGTGACAAGAGGGAGAAGCACCCTCGCCACACCCCTCATGCTGCAGCAGCACCGGTGGACCAGTGGGAGCGGAGCTTCAGAGCCGCGTCTGCCGGCAGTGGTGGGGGCTGTTCATGCGAGCCCTGA